One Punica granatum isolate Tunisia-2019 chromosome 3, ASM765513v2, whole genome shotgun sequence genomic window carries:
- the LOC116200918 gene encoding serine/threonine-protein kinase VPS15 → MGNKIARTKQGSASEYYLHDLPSSYNLVLKEILGRGRFFKTIQCKHDEGLVLVKVYFKRDDSIDLREYERRLLHIKETFRSIDHPHVWPFQSWQETDKAAYLLRQYFFNNLHDRLSTRPFLSLVEKKWLAFQLLLALKQCHEKGICHGDIKCENVLVTSWNWLYLADFASFKPTYIPYDDPSDFSFFFDTGGRRLCYLAPERFYEHGGEMQVAQDAPLRPSMDIFAVGCVIAELFLEGQPLFELSQLLAYRRGQYDPSQHLEKIPDCGIRRMILHMIQLEPESRLSAENYLHTYAGVVFPTYFSPFLHNFYCCCNPLPPDARVAMCQSAFNEMLKHMMSNRLTEKDHSGVFNNNNPLVSHGKEIDPAAKPISRDTKSSAIPNNLKISGQSLGGPTEYMFSVFRDNGHRFLKRITVEDLNNMMSECDTQSDTFSLPLVYSPETTTRCEGMVLIASLLCSCIRNVKLSHLRRGALVLLKSCSLYIDDEDRLQRVLPYVVAMLSDAAAIVRSAALETLCDILPLVRDFPPSDAKIFPEYILPMLSMLPDDPEESVRICYASNIAKLAVTAYRFLIRSISLSQEGVLDEVNLQQKLPPASSDSQLAHLRKSIAEVVQELVMGPKQTPNIRRALLQDIAALCCFFGQRQSNDFLLPILPAFLNDRDEQLRAVFYGQIIYVCFFVGQRSVEEYLLPYIEQALSDLTEAVMVNALECLTILCRSSFLRKRILLEMIERAFPLLCYPSQWVRRSVVMFISASSESLGAVDSFVFLAPLIRPFLRRQPASLASEKVLLSCLKPPVSKDVFCKVLESARSSDMLERQRKIWYNSPTQSKGSAGSSNSIKSWACKLSDFENQKPIGSQNTSGQTESEEGEVFMRSMGSLTRKATPPPENLCSEKLQFSGIMSAHMNGMNSFICDKPSEGIPLYSFSMDRRAAGNPSGGPASSLEANNSLGFDSSSMPWMDTVSKSFTLGSTVPSPKLVSGSFSISNGSKQFYRVVHEPEGRENDQTTAYVTGKFQELGLSASVKGSAVSVDDASAPPDLLGVSFSRLPSVPDSGWRPRGVLVAHLQEHRSAVNDIAVSSDHSFFVSASDDSTVKVWDSRKLEKDISFRSRLTYHLEGSRALCATMLRGSAQVVVGACDGMVHMFSVDYISRGLGNVVEKYSGIADIKKKDIKEGAILTLLNYSPDSSPSPTVMYSTQNGWIHLLDVRGNLNAWTLKTTPEEGYVSSLVTGPCGNWFVSGSSRGVLTLWDLRFLIPVNSWQFSVVCPIEKMCLFVPPNSPSVSTTTRPLVYVAAGCNEISLWNAENGSCHQVLKVANYDGETEASEIPWALAKPPNKSNSRIDMRRNVNPKYRVDELNEPPSRLPGIRSLLPLPGGDLLTGGTDLKIRRWDHTSPERNYCVSGPSVKGAGNDFYETRSYSGVPVVQETRRRPLTTKLTAKTVLGAAASDSAGCHRDSVLSLASVKLNQRLLISSSRDGAVKVWK, encoded by the exons ATGGGGAACAAGATCGCGCGGACGAAGCAGGGGTCGGCGTCGGAGTACTACCTCCACGACCTCCCGTCGTCGTACAACTTGGTGCTTAAGGAGATCCTCGGCCGGGGCCGCTTCTTCAAGACGATCCAGTGCAAGCACGACGAGGGGCTCGTCCTCGTCAAGGTCTACTTCAAGCGCGACGACTCCATCGACCTCCGCGAGTATGAGCGCCGCCTCCTCCACATCAAGGAAACCTTCCGCTCCATCGACCACCCACACGTCTGGCCCTTCCAG TCTTGGCAGGAAACAGACAAAGCGGCATATCTCTTAAGGCAGTACTTCTTCAATAATCTACATGATCGTTTGAGTACCCGCCCTTTTCTTAGCCTTGTCGAGAAGAAGTGGTTGGCATTTCAG TTACTTCTTGCTCTGAAGCAGTGCCATGAAAAAGGAATTTGCCATG GTGACATTAAGTGTGAGAACGTTCTGGTCACTTCCTGGAATTGGCTTTACCTTGCTGATTTTGCATCCTTCAAGCCTACGTATATTCCCTATGATGACCCTTCggatttctcatttttctttgacACTGGAGGCAGAAGGCTATGTTATCTAGCTCCTGAG agaTTTTATGAGCATGGAGGGGAGATGCAAGTAGCCCAGGATGCACCTTTAAGGCCATCAATGGATATCTTTGCTGTGGG GTGTGTGATTGCAGAGCTATTCCTGGAAGGCCAACCCCTTTTTGAGCTCTCGCAGCTTCTTGCTTATAGGAGGGGCCAGTATGATCCTAGCCAGCATCTTGAAAAG ATCCCAGATTGTGGAATTCGCAGGATGATTCTCCACATGATCCAACTGGAGCCCGAGTCTCGACTTTCTGCTGAGAACTACCTGCACACATATGCTGGAGTCGTGTTCCCAACCTACTTCTCCCCGTTCCTGCATAACTTCTATTGCTGTTGCAATCCTCTTCCCCCTGATGCAAGG GTGGCAATGTGCCAGAGTGCTTTTAATGAGATGCTAAAGCATATGATGAGCAATCGGTTAACTGAAAAGGATCATTCTGGAGTTTTTAACAATAACAATCCCCTTGTGAGCCATGGAAAGGAAATTGACCCTGCTGCAAAGCCTATTTCAAGGGATACGAAAAGTTCCGCAATCCCAAATAATCTTAAGATTTCAGGGCAATCTCTTGGTGGTCCGACTGAATACATGTTCAGTGTCTTTAGGGATAACGGACACCGGTTTCTGAAGAGAATCACAGTGGAAGATCTAAATAACATGATGTCTGAGTGTGATACCCAATCTGACACCTTTAGCCTGCCTCTTGTGTATTCCCCTGAAACTACCACAAGATGTGAGGGCATGGTGCTTATTGCCTCTCTTCTATGTTCTTGTATTCGAAACGTGAAGCTTTCTCATCTGAGAAGAGGTGCCCTAGTTCTGCTCAAGTCCTGCTCGCTCTATATTGATGATGAAGATCGGTTGCAGCGTGTGCTTCCTTATGTTGTTGCAATGCTTTCTGATGCAGCAGCAATTGTTCGTTCTGCTGCTTTAGAAACTCTTTGTGACATTCTTCCTTTGGTACGAGATTTTCCTCCCAGTGATGCTAAAATTTTTCCGGAATATATATTGCCAATGCTGTCAATGCTTCCAGATGATCCAGAAGAGAGCGTAAGAATCTGTTATGCGAGCAATATTGCTAAATTGGCTGTGACTGCTTACCGTTTCTTGATCCGCTCCATCAGCTTGAGCCAGGAAGGGGTTCTTGATGAAGTGAATCTACAACAGAAATTGCCACCTGCTTCAAGTGATTCACAGCTCGCTCATCTGAGGAAGTCCATTGCTGAGGTTGTGCAAGAACTTGTGATGGGCCCAAAGCAGACCCCAAATATCAGGCGGGCTCTTCTTCAGGACATCGCTGCTCTCTGCTGTTTCTTTGGGCAGAGACAGAGCAATGATTTCCTCTTGCCCATTCTCCCAGCCTTTCTGAATGATAGAGATGAGCAGCTAAGGGCTGTATTCTATGGACAGATCATATACGTCTGCTTCTTTGTGGGACAGAGGAGCGTGGAGGAATACCTCCTGCCTTACATCGAGCAGGCACTGAGTGATTTGACTGAGGCTGTGATGGTCAATGCTCTTGAATGTTTGACTATTCTCTGCAGAAGCAGTTTTCTGAGGAAGAGGATTCTGCTTGAAATGATAGAGAGGGCATTTCCTCTATTATGTTACCCCAGTCAATGGGTTAGAAGGTCAGTGGTCATGTTCATCTCAGCTAGTAGTGAGAGCTTAGGTGCTGTTGACTCCTTTGTTTTCCTTGCGCCACTCATACGACCTTTCCTACGTAGACAACCTGCATCCTTAGCTTCCGAGAAGGTCCTGCTCTCATGTCTGAAGCCTCCAGTTTCAAAAGATGTGTTCTGTAAGGTCTTGGAGAGTGCAAGGAGCTCAGACATGTTGGAGAGGCAGAGAAAAATCTGGTACAATTCGCCTACACAATCCAAAGGATCAGCGGGATCATCTAACTCGATTAAGAGCTGGGCATGCAAGCTGAGTGATTTTGAGAATCAGAAGCCTATTGGCTCACAAAACACTTCTGGACAAACAGAATCCGAAGAAGGTGAAGTTTTTATGAGGTCCATGGGAAGTTTGACGAGGAAGGCTACTCCGCCACCCGAAAACCTCTGCTCAGAAAAATTACAATTCTCCGGAATCATGTCTGCACATATGAATGGCATGAACAGCTTCATATGCGATAAACCATCGGAAGGAATCCCTCTCTACTCCTTCAGCATGGACAGGCGAGCAGCTGGAAATCCTTCTGGGGGACCTGCTTCTTCATTGGAAGCGAATAATTCCTTGGGGTTCGATTCATCATCCATGCCTTGGATGGACACAGTGAGCAAATCATTTACTTTGGGAAGCACAGTTCCATCACCGAAGCTTGTCTCAGGCTCGTTCAGTATCAGTAATGGCTCCAAACAATTCTACAGAGTGGTGCACGAGCCTGAAGGCAGAGAGAACGATCAAACAACCGCTTATGTTACTGGCAAGTTCCAAGAGCTGGGCTTGTCAGCTTCTGTCAAAGGAAGTGCTGTGAGTGTAGATGATGCTTCTGCACCGCCTGATCTTCTGGGAGTGTCCTTCTCAAGATTGCCATCGGTTCCTGATTCTGGCTGGCGACCCCGTGGAGTGTTAGTTGCCCACCTACAGGAGCACCGGTCTGCTGTGAATGACATTGCAGTATCAAGTGATCACAGCTTCTTTGTCAGCGCCTCTGATGATTCCACTGTCAAGGTTTGGGACTCGAGGAAGCTCGAGAAGGACATCTCTTTCCGTTCAAGGCTAACTTACCACCTCGAAGGGAGTCGTGCTCTATGTGCCACGATGCTTCGTGggtctgctcaagttgtggttGGAGCGTGTGATGGAATGGTGCACATGTTCTCAGTTGACTACATCTCCAGAGGCCTTGGGAACGTGGTTGAGAAGTATTCAGGAATTGCCGATATTAAGAAAAAGGATATCAAGGAAGGTGCCATCTTAACCCTCTTAAACTACTCACCTGATAGCTCTCCTAGTCCGACAGTTATGTACAGCACTCAGAATGGGTGGATTCATCTCCTGGATGTGAGGGGTAACCTTAATGCCTGGACATTAAAGACGACTCCCGAAGAGGGTTACGTGTCTTCTCTGGTGACTGGGCCCTGCGGAAACTGGTTCGTGTCTGGGTCCTCAAGAGGAGTGCTTACTCTCTGGGATCTGAGGTTCCTTATACCCGTGAACTCGTGGCAGTTTTCTGTTGTCTGCCCTATAGAAAAGATGTGTCTCTTTGTTCCTCCAAACTCTCCTTCTGTCTCTACCACGACAAGACCGCTTGTTTATGTCGCAGCCGGCTGCAACGAGATTTCGCTGTGGAATGCAGAGAATGGGAGCTGCCACCAG GTTCTGAAGGTGGCCAACTACGATGGTGAAACTGAAGCTTCTGAAATTCCTTGGGCCTTAGCAAAACCACCAAATAAGTCAAACTCCAGAATTGATATGAGGCGAAACGTCAACCCGAAGTATAGAGTTGACGAGTTGAATGAACCTCCTTCCAGGCTTCCTGGTATTCGATCATTGCTTCCATTACCAGGAGGAGACTTGTTGACCGGGGGAACTGACTTGAAGATTCGTCGGTGGGACCACACAAG TCCTGAACGTAATTACTGCGTATCTGGTCCAAGCGTGAAAGGAGCAGGAAACGATTTTTACGAAACTAGATCTTATTCTGGTGTGCCAGTGGTACAG GAAACCAGGAGACGACCTTTGACAACTAagctcacagcgaagacgGTACTTGGTGCAGCTGCCAGTGATTCTGCTGGTTGTCATCGGGACTCCGTACTCTCTTTAGCTTCCGTCAAGTTGAACCAGAGACTCTTGATATCGAGCAGCAGAGACGGAGCTGTCAAGGTCTGGAAGTAA